The sequence below is a genomic window from Microbacterium sp. SORGH_AS_0888.
CTGCAGAGCGGGGTCGCGGCGCACCTGCGCGCCGATGTCCCAGTTGGCCTCGCGGATGCGTTCGATCAGGTCGTCGCGATCCGCGAGGCGGAGACCGCCCGCGACCAGCCGGTGCACCAGCGTCGCGGAGGCCAGGTCACCAGAGGGACCGCCCCCGACGCCGTCCGCCACCGCGGCTCCCCAGCCCGCGGTGAAGGCCGCGTCCTGGTTCGAGGCTCGATAAGAGCCCGTCTCAGAGGACGCGGCCGCAGTCAGCCGTAGGGTCATGGAGCTCAGCGCGCGAAGTACCCGCGGTAGTACTCGAACACCCAGCCGACGATGGCCACCGCGAAGACGCCGAGACCGATCGGCATCATCCAGGTGCCCACCGCCAGCCCGATCGCACCGATCGCGACCGAGAACGCGAGCACGAGCGGCCACCACGACCACGGGCTGAACTCGCCCACCTCGGGGTCGCCGTCGTCGATGTCCGCCGTGAGGCGGTCCTCGGGCAGCTCACCGCCCTGGGCCTTGTGCACGCGGGAGACGTAGAACCCGATCATGAGCGACATGAAGGCGCCGAAGAGCAAGGCGACGGAGCCCACCCATTCGATGGCCTGCTGCCACGGGACGTCGGGGTGGGCGAGGATGTTCCAGCCCGTGTAGACGACGTCGATGAAGAGGAAGAACCCGACCAGGATCCACCACAGGACGATGTTGCTCCGCATGTCTTACTTGACCTCTCCGTCGGCGACGTCGGCGACCGGGGCATCGGGGGCGTCCTTGGCCGGACCCACCCCCACAGTG
It includes:
- a CDS encoding cytochrome c oxidase subunit 4, with protein sequence MRSNIVLWWILVGFFLFIDVVYTGWNILAHPDVPWQQAIEWVGSVALLFGAFMSLMIGFYVSRVHKAQGGELPEDRLTADIDDGDPEVGEFSPWSWWPLVLAFSVAIGAIGLAVGTWMMPIGLGVFAVAIVGWVFEYYRGYFAR